The Aliidiomarina minuta nucleotide sequence ACTCTCGTCACAAAAAACATTGTAAATAGATGTCTTATTCAACAAAGTTTTTCCGTTCAATGGCGCGGAAAATACCGCCGAGCATTAAGCCCAAACCAACACCACAAATAAGTAAACCAGGAAGGTCCAGTACACCACTAGCGCCCAGGCCTCCCATGAAAAAGCCTAAACCAACGATTGAAATAGTGAAATCCCATGTTTTACCCAGCATTGTTATACCTCCCTATCATCAAGTCGACCAAATGTAAGAGCAAATGCCGAGGAACTCAACGGTTAAGGACTTCACCCAGCCAGCTAAACATATCCTCATCAGCGATTCGCATTAACGAGTGGCCTGCTTCAGGGTAGATCTTCAACTCATACTCATGACCGCTTTCATCCAATGCCGCGGCCAGAAGGTGGGCCTGTTCAACGTCTACACGTTCGTCCTGCTCGCCGTGTAATATCAATACTGGCACCTGAGGCAGTTCATCAGCCCAGTATACGACTGAGCGGTCTTTCATCGCTTGTTCCCGGTTTTCGTCAAAGTCTGGTACCCGGTTCTCATAGACCTCAATCATCTCCGGACGGGTAACTAAAGACTGCTCGTGATCAGCTGCACCCATCTCAAAAACCAGCGCATGAATATCATCCCGCCCCCTGGCCACCTGCATCATTTGCGTGGCACCGCGACTGGAGCCCCACAGCGCAATACGATCATGGTCAACATTATCCATGCCCTGTACGATAGACAAAATTGCCCGCGCATCGTCTACATCAGCACCACCGAATTCATCTTCAGCGCGCAGGTTACTTCCTATAATGGTGTAGCCCTCCCCCACCATTCCCATGTAACGGGCGTAGAGGTTCACAAAGTTAATAGCGCCGAAGCTACCATTGCCGCCGCGGTGAAAAACCAGTACCGGGGTGTCCTCATAGCTATTAGCTGGCCGCACCATGAACCCTGGTACTTCGACACCGTCGACGTCGTAGGTAAAGCGCAGACATTCTGTCTGACTTTGCCGCGCGGCAAAAAAGCGGTCACTGAAAAGTCTATCGAAATTCTGGTTCCATGGTGTGAAGCTGGTTTCCGCAGCTACCGTGCGCAAGACCTCCGCATCATCAAAAGGAGGCGCAAAGCAATCCTGCTGGCTGCTAATGCCCTCGTAACTGCTAAAGAATTGCGGTGAATCTTCAGCCTGCACAGAAGAAACTGATGCTGCAACGAATGCAAGCGACATAAAAGGCACTGCAAGGTGAGAAAGTTTAAGCATAATGAACATCCTTTTATCTTAGTTTTAAGTTATCAGGGGTTTGCATACTAGCGCTCACATAGCCTTCTGCAATCAACTCAGCGACAAACTTTCGGGACACTAACTTATCTGAATCAATCCGCACCGGAAGTGAACCGGTATGGATATCAAACAGGGTTAACAAGTAATTTTCTTTCTTCATTTAGCAAGTTCTTTGGTTCTACGCATGTGTACGCCGATGCGCCAGTAAAAGAGAACCCCATAAATACCGAGCCCCAACAATCCGTAGGTTACGGGAAAATCAGCGCGTACATCCGAATCAGTAGCTCCTTCATAAAAGACACCGGCAAGCGCAAGCAACAACATTAATGCGAAAAACTTAACTTCCATAACCCAGGCAATCGCAAAAAAACGGGTAAAGAAGTTTTCACCTTCGTAGCCACCATTGCCGTGACGCACGTAAAACAGTCCGCCAATGGTGATAACAACCCAAACTATAAGTATCCAGCTATCTGGCTTGTATTCTTCACTAGATGGAATCAGAAGCACACTTAACCAAAGGGCATGCGCAATAAAGTACTTAAATGCATTACGCTCTGATATCTTGCCCGTTGCTAATTCTTCTCTGACATTTTTAATATTCCAAAAATACATTCTGACTCCTGATTTTGGGGCATGCAGATGCTGAATCAGGAAAGAGTCAATGAAGTTATACGCTCTAGTCCTTTAAAGCAGGGGCATGCAGATTGTAATTTTTAGGCCTTTTTAAAAGATTATAAGGTTGAATTCAGCATTACAACCCCGAACGCTGAAGCGGAAAGTCAGGCCTAATCATTCAGTATTATTGAATCGGAATGGCGACTCGCGCGAGAAACCCATTTCTTTGTCGTGAGAACGAAACAGCAACTGTCGACACCTTGCCCGTCACACGGTTCTCATCAACGAATCCCCAGGCACGGGAATCCACACTATTGTTGCGAAAGTCGCCCATTACAAAAAGCTTGCCTTCGGGAACAACAAGGGTTCTTCCGAAGTAAGGAATGCTTCTATTCCTGTTTACTTTAAAGGCGTGAGGACTCCCTAACAGATCTTCGATACCAAGCAGAATGTCTTCACTTGATTCAGTAACCGACTGTTCCATCCGAAGGCCATTTATATAAATGGCATTACCTTCTATGTGCAAGGTATCACCAGGAACGCCGATGACCCGCTTCACATGGAGAATGTCTTCATGAGGCGGAATGAAGGTAATAATATCGCCCCGCTCAGGATGCTTCCATGTGAAAAGCCGTTTATTGAAAAAAGGCAGCGAGGGTCCAAAGCTGGTTTTATTAATCCAGAGCACATCTCCCGGAAGGATCGTAGGCTCCATTGAGCTTGTAGGAACGTGCGACCAGTCAGCGTAGGCCGTGCGAAAAAACATCATCAGGAGAATTAAGACGAGAAGTGACTTATACCCCTTAAAAAATAGTTTTATCTTGTGCATGTATATCACTCCTCATCAAGGGGTAGCGTAAGTTTACGACCACCTGACAAACTTATAATACGTCAATCAGTCGACGTCTCAGCAACCGACTGTATTGGCTCATTAACACGCAGTTCGTGAATAAAATCAAGATCACTGGTTATAACACCAACCCCCAGTAGCAACTCGACCATCTGCTCA carries:
- a CDS encoding alpha/beta hydrolase family protein, coding for MLKLSHLAVPFMSLAFVAASVSSVQAEDSPQFFSSYEGISSQQDCFAPPFDDAEVLRTVAAETSFTPWNQNFDRLFSDRFFAARQSQTECLRFTYDVDGVEVPGFMVRPANSYEDTPVLVFHRGGNGSFGAINFVNLYARYMGMVGEGYTIIGSNLRAEDEFGGADVDDARAILSIVQGMDNVDHDRIALWGSSRGATQMMQVARGRDDIHALVFEMGAADHEQSLVTRPEMIEVYENRVPDFDENREQAMKDRSVVYWADELPQVPVLILHGEQDERVDVEQAHLLAAALDESGHEYELKIYPEAGHSLMRIADEDMFSWLGEVLNR
- the lepB gene encoding signal peptidase I, whose product is MHKIKLFFKGYKSLLVLILLMMFFRTAYADWSHVPTSSMEPTILPGDVLWINKTSFGPSLPFFNKRLFTWKHPERGDIITFIPPHEDILHVKRVIGVPGDTLHIEGNAIYINGLRMEQSVTESSEDILLGIEDLLGSPHAFKVNRNRSIPYFGRTLVVPEGKLFVMGDFRNNSVDSRAWGFVDENRVTGKVSTVAVSFSRQRNGFLARVAIPIQ